In Spirochaeta thermophila DSM 6578, the following proteins share a genomic window:
- a CDS encoding DUF3387 domain-containing protein → MKAITELRPEWHSDDDTKGKIKVVMTGSASDPHDWQPHIRNKERRELIARRFKDPDDELELVIVRDMWLTGFDAPPLHTMYIDKPMNGHTLMQAIARVNRVFRDKPGGLVVDYLGIADSLKHALAVYAESGGRGKAAVDQEEAVAVMKEKYEVVQGILHGFDYRRLLHASPDERLQGIADAMEFILQQEDGKKRYLQAVAALSKAFALAVPHEEALAIRDEVGLFQEIRASLIKATVSSAERPPEEIEAAVRQLISRAISGREVVDIFAAAGLDRPDISILSDEFLAEVRALPQKNLAVETLKKLLQDEIRVRFRKNVVQSRAFSELLEAALRKYHNRAIAAAEVIEELIALAREMREAQRRGEKLGLSEEEAAFYDALAANESAVQVLGDETLKQIAQELVERVRRSVTVDWSKRESARAKLRVLVKRILRKYGYPPDKQEQATELVLAQTEVLCNE, encoded by the coding sequence TTGAAGGCGATCACCGAACTGCGCCCCGAATGGCACAGCGACGACGATACGAAGGGAAAAATCAAGGTCGTCATGACCGGCTCGGCCTCCGATCCGCACGACTGGCAACCGCATATCCGCAACAAGGAGCGCCGCGAACTCATCGCCCGCCGGTTCAAGGACCCGGACGATGAACTGGAACTCGTCATCGTGCGGGATATGTGGCTGACCGGCTTCGATGCCCCGCCTCTGCACACCATGTACATCGACAAGCCGATGAACGGTCATACCCTGATGCAGGCCATCGCCCGGGTGAACCGTGTCTTTCGCGACAAGCCCGGCGGGTTGGTGGTGGACTACCTGGGCATCGCCGACTCGCTCAAACATGCTCTGGCTGTGTATGCCGAAAGCGGCGGGCGTGGAAAGGCCGCCGTGGACCAGGAAGAAGCGGTGGCCGTCATGAAGGAGAAGTACGAGGTGGTGCAGGGCATTCTGCACGGCTTCGACTACCGCCGCCTACTCCATGCGTCCCCGGATGAGCGCCTGCAGGGCATTGCCGATGCAATGGAATTCATCCTGCAGCAGGAAGACGGCAAGAAGCGCTACCTGCAGGCCGTAGCGGCGCTGTCCAAAGCCTTTGCCCTGGCCGTGCCCCACGAGGAGGCCCTGGCGATCCGCGACGAGGTGGGCCTGTTCCAGGAGATTCGCGCTTCCCTCATCAAGGCAACCGTCAGTTCGGCTGAGCGACCTCCTGAGGAGATCGAGGCCGCGGTGCGGCAGTTGATTTCCAGAGCAATCTCAGGTCGGGAAGTGGTGGACATCTTTGCAGCGGCAGGGCTTGACCGCCCCGACATCTCCATCCTTTCGGACGAATTCCTGGCCGAAGTGCGGGCATTGCCCCAGAAGAACCTGGCCGTGGAAACGCTGAAAAAACTCCTGCAGGACGAAATCCGGGTGCGGTTCAGGAAAAATGTGGTGCAGTCCCGGGCGTTTTCAGAACTGCTGGAAGCGGCGCTCAGGAAGTACCACAACCGTGCCATTGCTGCAGCGGAAGTGATTGAGGAGTTGATCGCCCTGGCCAGGGAAATGCGCGAAGCGCAACGGCGCGGCGAAAAACTCGGCCTGTCTGAAGAGGAAGCCGCCTTCTACGATGCGCTGGCCGCCAACGAAAGCGCCGTGCAAGTGCTGGGCGATGAGACGCTGAAGCAAATTGCTCAGGAGTTGGTGGAGCGCGTGCGCAGGAGCGTGACCGTGGACTGGAGCAAGCGGGAGAGTGCGCGGGCGAAATTGCGTGTGTTGGTGAAACGTATCCTGCGTAAATATGGCTATCCGCCTGACAAGCAAGAACAGGCCACTGAGCTTGTATTGGCGCAAACTGAGGTGCTGTGTAATGAGTGA
- a CDS encoding AraC family transcriptional regulator, whose protein sequence is MGERFEEIRSRLSKKLLRYTADREHIEYEIPGLLIHRVTQPTEPVSYLLPPSLCMVVSGAKRVLLGEEEYQYDAHHFLISSLDLPVVASIVEASEESPYLGMRLELDMEALLEVVYDPGVVSLAEVRSSRAMAIGEMTAPLLSSFERLVDLLEEPDHIPVLAPLVHREILYRLILSGRGARLRQIATIGSHSHQIGRAVAWLKEHFAEPLRIPELAALIGMSPSSFHQHFRTLTGLSPLQYQKRLRLNEARRLMLQGLDASSAAFQVGYESLSQFSREYKRLFGLPPREDIRRLTQKDVTQRA, encoded by the coding sequence ATGGGCGAAAGGTTCGAAGAGATACGGTCGCGACTCTCCAAAAAGCTTCTCCGGTATACCGCAGATCGGGAGCACATCGAGTACGAGATCCCTGGGCTCCTCATCCACAGGGTCACCCAGCCCACCGAGCCGGTGAGCTACCTGCTTCCTCCCAGTCTCTGCATGGTGGTGAGTGGAGCCAAACGTGTACTCCTCGGTGAGGAGGAGTATCAGTACGACGCGCACCACTTTCTCATCTCATCCCTGGACCTGCCGGTGGTGGCGAGTATTGTGGAGGCATCGGAGGAATCCCCCTACCTCGGGATGCGGCTCGAACTCGACATGGAGGCCCTCCTCGAGGTGGTCTATGACCCCGGCGTCGTCTCGCTCGCCGAAGTCCGTTCCTCGAGGGCCATGGCCATAGGTGAGATGACCGCTCCGCTCCTTTCCTCCTTCGAGCGCCTCGTGGACCTCCTGGAGGAACCCGACCACATCCCCGTTCTCGCGCCTCTCGTTCACCGGGAGATCCTCTATCGGCTCATCCTGAGCGGCCGGGGCGCACGCCTCAGGCAGATCGCCACCATAGGGAGTCACTCCCACCAGATCGGCCGGGCCGTTGCCTGGCTCAAGGAACACTTCGCCGAACCTCTGCGAATCCCGGAGCTCGCCGCTCTGATTGGTATGAGTCCTTCCAGTTTCCACCAGCACTTCCGTACCCTCACCGGCCTGAGTCCCCTCCAGTACCAGAAGCGCCTCAGGCTCAACGAGGCGCGTCGGCTCATGCTCCAGGGGCTCGATGCCTCGAGCGCCGCCTTTCAGGTGGGATACGAGAGCCTCTCCCAGTTCTCCCGCGAGTACAAGCGCCTCTTCGGCCTTCCTCCACGGGAGGACATACGGAGACTCACGCAGAAGGACGTGACCCAGCGGGCATAG
- a CDS encoding aldo/keto reductase produces MKTRRLGSNGPVVSAIGLGCMRMSFGQRPLPARKEMINLIRRAVELGVTFFDTAEVYGPYTNEELVGEALEPFKGEVVISTKFGFELYPDGRPGWKGLNSRPEHIKKAVEGSLKRLRVEAIDLYYQHRVDPNVPIEDVAGAVKDLIDEGKVKYFGLSEAGAKTIRRAHAVSPVTAVQSEYSLWWRKPEEEVLPTCEELGIGFVPFSPLGKGFLTGTIDEKARFDETDIRSRIPRFKPEFLKANMALVDLVKEIARRKGATPAQIALAWLLAQKPWIVPIPGTTKPERLKENIGAADLELSPEDLKEIDEALSRIRIVGERYPEEMEKMTYL; encoded by the coding sequence ATGAAGACGAGACGATTAGGAAGCAACGGCCCCGTGGTCTCGGCGATCGGGCTTGGATGCATGCGTATGAGCTTCGGACAGAGGCCTCTCCCCGCCAGAAAGGAGATGATCAATCTCATTCGTAGAGCCGTGGAGCTGGGGGTGACCTTCTTCGACACCGCTGAGGTGTACGGCCCCTATACCAACGAGGAGCTCGTAGGAGAGGCCCTCGAACCCTTCAAAGGCGAAGTGGTCATCTCCACCAAGTTCGGCTTCGAGCTCTATCCTGACGGGAGACCGGGCTGGAAAGGGCTCAACAGCAGGCCGGAGCACATCAAGAAGGCTGTGGAGGGCTCGCTCAAGAGGCTCAGGGTGGAGGCGATCGACCTCTACTACCAGCACCGGGTCGATCCCAACGTTCCCATAGAGGACGTGGCGGGGGCGGTGAAGGACCTCATCGATGAAGGGAAGGTGAAGTACTTCGGTCTCTCTGAGGCAGGGGCGAAGACCATCCGCCGGGCCCATGCCGTGTCTCCGGTCACCGCGGTGCAGAGCGAGTACTCCCTCTGGTGGCGCAAACCCGAGGAGGAAGTGCTCCCTACCTGTGAGGAGCTGGGGATAGGGTTCGTGCCCTTCAGCCCGCTGGGGAAAGGATTTCTCACCGGGACCATCGACGAGAAGGCGAGGTTCGACGAGACCGACATCCGGAGCAGGATCCCCCGCTTCAAGCCCGAGTTCCTCAAGGCGAACATGGCCCTGGTGGACCTGGTGAAGGAGATAGCACGAAGGAAGGGAGCCACGCCTGCACAGATCGCCCTCGCCTGGCTCCTCGCGCAGAAGCCGTGGATCGTACCGATCCCGGGCACCACCAAGCCGGAGCGGCTCAAGGAGAACATAGGCGCGGCGGATCTGGAGCTCTCTCCCGAGGACCTCAAGGAGATCGACGAGGCCCTCTCGCGCATCCGGATAGTGGGCGAACGATATCCTGAGGAAATGGAAAAAATGACATATCTATGA
- a CDS encoding flavin reductase family protein: MEYRAIAPEKAYTIFNGGGILLVCTRSPESRYNLAPIAWTCPLDYEPVTQLLFVCDPSHATFHNIEATGTFIAALPTFRQKELVLKTGEVSGKNIDKFERFGIPSRRGEVVDALVPEGVAGWAECEVSQIYRPGEVAIVCGTVKAAFAVPEAWKLVLHHVERDLFYRPGESV, from the coding sequence ATGGAATATCGTGCGATCGCCCCTGAGAAGGCGTACACCATCTTCAACGGGGGAGGGATACTCCTGGTATGTACGCGATCTCCAGAAAGCAGATACAACCTTGCCCCCATTGCATGGACATGCCCACTCGACTACGAGCCGGTGACACAGCTCCTCTTTGTGTGCGATCCCTCGCATGCGACGTTTCACAACATCGAGGCCACAGGGACCTTCATCGCCGCCCTCCCCACCTTCCGGCAAAAGGAACTCGTGCTGAAAACGGGCGAGGTCTCGGGGAAAAATATCGACAAGTTCGAAAGATTCGGTATTCCCTCACGGCGAGGAGAGGTTGTGGACGCGCTTGTTCCAGAAGGGGTAGCCGGGTGGGCGGAGTGCGAGGTGAGTCAGATCTACCGGCCGGGGGAGGTGGCGATAGTGTGCGGTACGGTGAAGGCAGCCTTTGCGGTGCCCGAGGCCTGGAAACTCGTGCTCCATCACGTGGAGAGAGACTTGTTCTATCGACCGGGGGAGTCCGTGTAG